Part of the Benincasa hispida cultivar B227 chromosome 11, ASM972705v1, whole genome shotgun sequence genome, TTTCTACCTACAAGAAAAAAGgctatcggttgcaaatgggtgtttacAATTAAAGTCATCCCGATGGTTCTGTTGCTCGGTTAAAAGTGCACCTTGTAGCGAAAGGTTATGCACAAACTTATGGTGTTGACCATGTTGatactttttctcttgtagCAAAAATGGCGTTTTTGAGGTCgtttatttcattagcttcaatCATTCATTGGCCTTTACATGagcttgatattaaaaatgcatttcttcatgGTGATCTTTAAGAAGAGGTGTATATGGAGCACCACCAAGGTTTGTTGCTCAAGGGGAGAATGGAACGGTATGTCGCCTTTGTAAATCTTTGTATGAATTAAAGTAGAGTCCACAGGCTTGGTTTGGTAAATTTAATCAGGTTATTGAAAGCTTTGGAATGCGGAAGAGCACATCAAATCATTCGATCTTTTTTAAGAGATCTGAGGGTGATGTCATCTTGTTAGTcgtgtatgtggatgatattgtgaTTACTGGTGATGATGCTTTAGGTATCCAGTCCCTAAAGActtttcttcatagtcaattccatacaaaagatttacgcatgttgaaatacttcttaggaattgaggtaataagaagcaagaaaggaatACTATTATCATAGAGAAAATATATACTTAACTTGTTGTCTAAAACACAGAAGCTAGGGACTAAGCCATGTAGTACCCCTATGATGCCCAACTTACAGCtcacaaaagatggagaatttCTAAAAGATCCTGAAAGATATAGGAGGTTAGTGGGAAAACTTAATTACCTTACAGTGACTCGACCTAACATAGCCTATTCAGTAAATATTGTGAGTCAGTACATGTCATGCCCTACAGTTGATCATTGGGCTGCATTGGAACAGATTCTGTGTTATCTGAAGGGTGCTCCCTGGCGTGATTTATTATATAAGGATTATGGTCAtactaatattgaatgtttctcaGACGCCGATAGGGCAGGAtctaaagaagaaagaagatcaACCTCAGGGTACTATGTTTTGTTGGTGGTAATTTTATTTCTTGGAAgagtaagaagcaaaatgtggtGTCATATTCAAGTGCAGAATCAGAATATAGAGCAATGACACAGTCTGTGTgtgaattgatttggatatatcagcttcttgttgagttgggatttgaaatcaccaCACCGACAAAGTTGTAGTATGATAACCAAACAGCACTTCATATTGCGTCTAATTCAGTATTTCATGAaaggactaaacatattgaagttgattgccattttgtacgtgagaaaattcaacaaggTTTGGTATCTACAGGATATGTGAAGACTAAAGAACAATTAGGAGATATCTTCACGAAAGCATTGGATGGAAGATGTATAGATTATCTATGTAACAAGTTgggcatgattaacatatatgctccaacttgagggggagtgttataTTCTATTGTCAGGGTTTTCCATTATTGTgaatattttgttatatctttttccttttatatgcTTTGTACAcatgtatatattcatatctttggtgaatgaatagagtattctgattctctctcaaacctaagagttttataGGTGGAAAGTTGGAGGGAACAGGAATAAGTTGGTGTTAATCGGGGAAATAAGAGTAAAATGTCTGAGGAGGAAAGATAGGACGGTTATGATTGTTAGGAGCTTGGAAAGCAGGGTTATGTCGATTGTAACAAGCCAACATTGTATGACCAAACCTGGTACATATCTGGCATTGAAGACGAGGACGAGGAGTAGAATGCCATTTTGGGTTACGGTTTGTGTTGAAGTTGGTACTAGTGGAACTAGGACTAGTGAAAGAGGAGGGAAATAAAGATGagatatttgtatttttatggGATGGGATGGTTACAGATACAGGATGCTAAGAGATCGGAGAAGACAAGCCAATGGTCATGTGTTCTTCATCTTACATTGATGTTAACATTGACGCTATTAAAATAGCAAATAAAAGAGAGTttgtgctctgataccataaaACAGtgaataataacaaaatattgaTGATAATTCTCACGGCACAATAACAGAGGCTGGAGGTTCCATTAAATAAGGGAAGAACATGATAGGTGTCAATACAAGATAAAGATATGATCTACATCATAACAATCAGTAATGAACAGAAATACAAACAAATATAAGGACTAAATAGTAAAGTTGAAAAATCATAAATATATTCCAACAGGACCCTAAACTTTTTAGTTGAAAACATACCTCATAATTTCAACTAGTTGAGTTATGTTCGGGTTGACATGACAAATACATTCATATATTTTGTATCCAAAATATCTAAGATGATATTATTATAAAGATAAACCATGCCAATTGCCAGCCTTTCAAAGGGTCCCTCTTCTCTctcatatatttttagtttattagtttattttctctGAAGCCGTGAATTGTAAAGGAGAGGAATTGAAAGATAGTGAAAAATCTGAAGCCATGAATGTAGAGGAGGAAGTTGAGCGACTCAAGGAGGAAATTATAAGGCTCGGCAAGCTCCAAGGTGATGGTTCTTACAAGGTATTTACAATATTTTACATCtcctctcttctttctttttggatctttttccattttcaggTCAACTCTTCTTGCCCGATTTCAATCTTTTTCAGAATGCAGAAATTTACCAATTAGGCTTCAAAATAATGTGTTTCTGAGTTGGATCTAAAATTAGAAATTGGGTCACTTTTACCTTATTGTATCGATTATCTTTCTCATAGTTTCAGATTGAGATCTGCCTGCCTATTACCTGTTTGATGTTTTGTCATTATGGGGTCTGAATCAATTTGGCCAAATATCTGAAGTAAATGGAAATGATTGAACTGTATTGAGTTACTAGATTCATTTAGAACCCGCCTGTTTGTATAATATTGCACATTCAAACCCATTTGAAAGCCAGCTTGCATTTAACTTGTGAATCTAGCCTCTCTTCATTGGATAACAAGATTGAAAACCAATCTTATGGGATTTAGATCATGCTTAATTGGAGTATGATAACTTAGCTTATTGGATATTTTGAGCATTTAGTTgcaatgttttccttttcctcaCTTGATAAAATTGGGTCAGAATTATAGAATCTGAAAGATGATCATAGAGATGGACTTTTCAGGAACATTACTTTCCTTTGGTAGAGATAGTTGATGGGcagctttatttttatttctttctcgtGAGATCTTCAAGAGAAGGGTGTTCTAATCTGATCAAGTATTTAGAACTGCAATTTATCTTCTAGCAATGCTGAAACTAATTCTTTGCAGCTGTCAATAACTTCTCCAAATTTGTTCCTGTTCAGTCATTCATGTCATTGTtctaatcaaatatttaaaattagatgtATCTGCTAGAAGTGTTGTAACTAGCTCTTAGCAGCTTTCGCCCCCAGCCCCCCCTTCCATTTTTCAATGAAGTGGAAAGTCTTCACTTAGTAGTTGGCATTCTGCAAGCTACTTGGGGTACAGCAGATGGATGACCCAAAACTGAGAGAGAGTAAAATTTGTCCTACTTTTTGAAATTGAGGTTCTTTTTTATCCTTTGTTGACATATTCGAGTGAAATTATCAAAACGGAACCTCGAATACGTGGATTGACCTCTTGCTCTCGTCCTTCGGTCTCTTGTTGTCTCACTGTCTCGCTCTCTCGATCTCATCTTTCTCACTATCTCCTCTCTTTGCTCTCTCTCGTCGTCTCTTCTCTCCCACTCACTCTTGGTTTCCTCTCTTTTGCTCTGTACTCTCTCACACCACTGCATCTGACATTCCAATCAACGTTTTGGTGGCCAATGACAACACCTCAGTAACATTTCGATGGCTGGCGACAAATGTAAAAAGGGAAAATGGCGAGTGACCGATGCAAATGGGGGATGGAAAttgggaagaagaaaaggaagagggAGAAAATTTTGGGTAATTTTGTAACTTTGGTTGATGATGATGTAAGCAAGAGGGTAAAATTCTAAGTAAGTAAAAACTAATTTGGGTTTCAATATTGAATCTATTACAATTATCTCAAGCCAGTTCTTGAGTCTATGAAGCTTTTCTTCTTGTAGTCAGCCCGTAATGCCTCCCTTCATTTGCTTGCCTgcctgtttttttttaaaggaaataagaccttttcattgatataatgaaatgaGTCTAATGCTCAAggtacaaaaaacaaaacaacaatgaaaataaaaggatGAACAAATGTGAGCACAAAGACATTACAAGGCGAATACTTTGATATAATAGAAAAATCAATCCTTCCAAACTAAGAGGCAAAACTCTAcaacattattttaaataagaCTTTCCAACCAAAGAGACATCCAGCAGAGGGCAAGACTTCTCAAAGGATATAAAGTTTTGAATGTGGTTGAGGCTTGAAAGTGAATTCGCAACATGTCTGGCTTGAATCTTGAACAAAAGCCTTACTAGAATTTGAGACAGAAAAGCATAAACTTCTAAACCAACCAAACATAAACCTCAAAAAACCAATCTTCAAAAATCTGTGAAGAAGATCTGCACAAACTTGagatgatttttcattaaaagaagCATAACCCAAACAAGATTAACGTAGCAAATTGATCTGGAGTAATTGGCACAAACACAGCAGGCAAAACATGAAGAACTCCGACTGTTTTATCAATTTCTAGAAGCTaagccttcaagaatttgggatttcattttgcAGGTAACATTTGGGGTATTGTTCAACGATGACAGATGTGCTAACATATTCGAAGCGTTGGTCGGGACGCTAAGAGCagcaaagaagagaaaaatagtgACTTATGATGGTGAATTGTTGTTGCAAGGAGTTCATGATAATGTTGAGATCGTTCTCAAAGCCATTCCAACAACAGAAGTTGCAACCACTGCAGCTGTGAAGGCAGCCTGAGTAATGAAAGTGATGATCCTTATGTAATATGAAAAAACAGTGTATGCATCTTGAATTTCTATGTTCTATAATGAATATTGAGTATcacaattttcatttaataacATGTTTCTCAAATTTCTCGTGTTCTATATTTGAATGACGTTTGTGAGGCTTACCCCTTGTTCCCTTTATCCAAATTTTATCAAATGGCGAAGTTGTTCTAATAAGTAGGGACTAATATCTTTTGGAAAATTGCATCAAGTAGCAAattaaagttatatattagcATCCATGTCATCAAGTTTTAGATTTTGctgaaaataacaaaaattcaagttttcattttttttttttttcgtattCCCTTTTTACCCTCAAATATATTTCCTCCTCATGCAACCCTTAACCCTAAACCCCCTTCTCAGCCCTTCTCAGCCCTTCTCAGTcgtctctctcgctctctctctaaACCCCCTTCATCTACAAgtttctcgctctctctctccctcaAACTTTTCTTCCCGATTCAGTGCCTCCCGCCGCCTTCACCTTCGTTTCGTCCGCCATCAGCGGTGAAATCGATACAGCTACTGCTCTGAAGGTGTTTTATGCGACTTTCGGTCTGCAATCTTCGATTTCAAAGGAGGTAAGTTTTGATCGATTGATGGAATACGTTCTTCACGTtctttttcgaaattaaatttGGTTGCAAAGACTAATTCGCAACTCCTCTTCCTTTTATTTCATCTCTACAATCAATTTTTGTTGGAATTCTGATTCTATGAGAAATTGTTCGTGGGAACCTACAAATTTTGACATGATTTATTGATTATAACAGAGCTATCAATTCGGAGTTGAAGGCCAAGAAGCAAgaggttttttatttttctttcttattgtatttttttccctttttcgtAGGCTTCGTTGAATAAGTACATGTTATTTCTTGAATAGATGATTCTGAGTGGTTCCAATAACCAATCAGAAATTCCATAAATTGGGACCTTAAATTCGGTCGCCATGGAAATTGCTAACTTAACAGTGAAATCCTAAGCCTCAAATCTAGAGAATCCTCTTCATCAATGTGAACTGTCGATCAAGAATCAAATAGCTCCATAGTCGAACAGAGCAATTTCCAAATTTCAGATGGGGAAAATCAAACCTCAC contains:
- the LOC120091438 gene encoding costars family protein: MNVEEEVERLKEEIIRLGKLQGDGSYKVTFGVLFNDDRCANIFEALVGTLRAAKKRKIVTYDGELLLQGVHDNVEIVLKAIPTTEVATTAAVKAA